A DNA window from Janibacter sp. A1S7 contains the following coding sequences:
- a CDS encoding GNAT family N-acetyltransferase, which translates to MLHGHDVVLVPVATEHVQELRRILGTPQVRARWRNEDTSPHWPFDDDSVTRFAVTLDGAVRGMVQYDEEDDDDYRHASIDIFLDPVVHGRGVGRDAVATLAHHLVHARTHHRLVIDPAADNEQAIRCYTAVGFRPVGIMRHHERDSDGGGWHDCLLMDLLAEELARHPH; encoded by the coding sequence ATCCTCCACGGACACGACGTGGTGCTCGTGCCCGTCGCGACCGAGCATGTGCAGGAGTTGCGCCGTATCCTCGGCACGCCCCAGGTGCGGGCGCGGTGGCGGAATGAAGACACCTCCCCACACTGGCCCTTCGACGACGACTCGGTGACGCGCTTCGCCGTGACGCTCGACGGCGCCGTACGCGGCATGGTGCAGTACGACGAGGAGGACGACGACGACTATCGGCATGCGTCCATCGACATCTTCCTCGATCCGGTGGTTCACGGCCGCGGCGTGGGCCGCGACGCGGTGGCCACCCTTGCCCACCATCTGGTGCACGCGCGCACGCATCATCGGCTGGTGATCGACCCCGCGGCCGACAACGAGCAGGCGATTCGCTGCTACACGGCGGTCGGCTTCCGACCCGTCGGAATCATGCGCCACCATGAGCGCGACAGTGACGGTGGTGGCTGGCACGACTGCCTGCTCATGGATCTTCTCGCCGAGGAACTTGCTCGGCATCCCCACTGA
- a CDS encoding MarR family winged helix-turn-helix transcriptional regulator, with product MSAEEAFSPQSSLGYQVNHLARLLAAALRERIEPLGVVPGQFAQLLVLYEQDGLTQGELCARVHVEQPTMANTLARMQRDGLIDRVPDPHDKRRSLVMLTARARALRGDLVAAARAVNATATRGLGTAEATVLMSTINAAITNLSSDTDHLAHPPDHP from the coding sequence ATGAGCGCGGAGGAGGCATTCAGCCCGCAGTCCTCTCTGGGCTACCAGGTCAATCACCTGGCGCGGCTGCTGGCCGCAGCGTTGCGGGAGCGGATCGAGCCGCTGGGGGTTGTCCCTGGCCAGTTCGCGCAGCTGCTGGTGTTGTACGAGCAGGACGGCCTGACCCAGGGCGAGCTGTGCGCGCGGGTGCACGTCGAGCAACCGACGATGGCCAACACGCTGGCACGGATGCAGCGAGACGGGCTCATCGACCGGGTCCCGGACCCGCACGACAAGCGCCGCTCACTGGTGATGCTGACCGCCAGGGCCCGCGCGTTGCGCGGCGACCTGGTCGCTGCTGCGCGGGCCGTGAACGCGACCGCCACCCGGGGCCTCGGGACCGCTGAGGCCACGGTACTGATGTCGACGATCAACGCCGCCATCACCAACCTGAGCAGCGACACCGATCACCTGGCGCATCCACCAGATCACCCGTGA
- a CDS encoding alpha/beta fold hydrolase, with product MTLNHVRHGSGRPLLLVHGLGAGWRSWSPILDELAEHREVIAIDLPGFGQTPLSTGEVSIASLTDSVADFIREQGLDGVSTVGQSMGGRIVLELARRGVGGDTVALDPGGFWSDRELVFFGATLRPSIAVVRALRGMLPVLLGSPVGRTLLLAQLSARPWALSRTTVLPDVRGLVDSPATGAAMDALTTGPRQEGAPADTVPGRVTIGWGRRDLVTLPRQAARATERFPGAVLHWFDRCGHFPQWDVPNEAIRLILNSTD from the coding sequence ATGACGTTGAATCACGTGAGGCACGGGAGTGGCCGGCCGCTGTTGCTGGTTCATGGTCTGGGCGCCGGGTGGCGGTCCTGGTCCCCGATCCTCGATGAACTGGCCGAGCACCGTGAGGTCATCGCCATCGACCTCCCGGGTTTCGGCCAGACGCCGCTGTCGACCGGCGAGGTCTCCATCGCCAGCCTGACCGACTCCGTGGCGGACTTCATCCGCGAACAGGGACTGGACGGGGTGTCGACCGTCGGCCAGTCGATGGGGGGCCGCATAGTGCTCGAGCTCGCGCGGCGGGGCGTCGGGGGCGATACCGTGGCGTTGGACCCGGGCGGCTTCTGGAGTGACCGCGAGCTCGTCTTCTTCGGCGCTACGCTGCGCCCGTCGATCGCTGTGGTCCGTGCGCTACGAGGCATGCTGCCGGTACTGCTCGGCAGCCCCGTGGGGAGGACTCTGCTGCTGGCGCAGCTGTCGGCGCGGCCGTGGGCGCTCTCGCGCACGACCGTGCTGCCGGACGTGCGCGGGCTGGTCGACTCCCCGGCGACTGGAGCTGCGATGGACGCACTGACCACAGGGCCCAGGCAAGAGGGAGCGCCGGCCGACACTGTGCCCGGCCGGGTCACGATCGGGTGGGGTCGTCGCGATCTGGTCACCCTGCCGAGACAGGCCGCACGTGCGACGGAGCGATTCCCCGGTGCAGTGTTGCACTGGTTCGATCGATGCGGTCACTTTCCACAGTGGGACGTACCGAACGAAGCGATCCGACTGATTCTCAACAGCACTGACTGA
- a CDS encoding alpha/beta fold hydrolase yields MPTTQRTEAAVASADGTRISYDVQGRGPTVILISQALADRKDHRRLAAALAPAHTVINYDRRGRGSSTDTTPWSIDCEVEDIRALIDAHGPRASLIGASAGAVLALEAASGLGERIERVVAYEAPVIVDAARPAVPREFAGHLGDLVREGRNSQAVAEFFRGALGISAIGARMTRLMIPLWRSMTAMAQTTEYDLTMCHGLQDGKPLPAGRWDGVRADVLVLVGERSAPFMHSGSLAIAEHLNAKCTVVPRAHHATLTMQPRTALPLIEEFLAHNP; encoded by the coding sequence ATGCCCACCACCCAACGCACCGAAGCTGCCGTCGCCTCCGCTGACGGAACCCGCATTTCCTACGACGTGCAAGGGCGCGGTCCCACCGTCATCCTCATCAGCCAAGCCCTGGCCGACCGAAAGGACCACCGCCGGCTCGCCGCCGCCCTCGCCCCGGCCCACACCGTCATCAACTACGACCGCCGGGGTCGAGGCTCAAGCACCGACACCACGCCCTGGTCGATCGACTGCGAAGTCGAGGACATCCGTGCCCTGATCGACGCGCACGGCCCCCGCGCCAGCCTCATCGGGGCCTCGGCCGGCGCGGTACTGGCGCTCGAGGCGGCATCCGGGCTCGGCGAGCGCATCGAGCGAGTCGTCGCCTACGAGGCCCCGGTGATCGTCGACGCCGCTCGACCCGCTGTTCCGCGCGAATTCGCCGGGCACCTGGGCGATCTCGTGCGCGAAGGGCGCAACTCACAAGCGGTCGCGGAGTTCTTCCGTGGCGCACTGGGCATCTCAGCGATCGGTGCCCGAATGACCCGACTGATGATCCCACTGTGGAGGAGCATGACAGCGATGGCGCAGACCACCGAGTACGACCTGACCATGTGCCACGGGCTGCAGGACGGCAAGCCCCTGCCTGCCGGCCGGTGGGACGGAGTCCGTGCCGACGTCCTCGTGCTCGTCGGTGAACGCAGCGCCCCCTTCATGCACAGTGGCTCGCTGGCCATCGCCGAACACCTGAACGCGAAGTGCACGGTCGTCCCCAGAGCGCACCACGCCACGCTCACCATGCAGCCGAGGACCGCACTGCCACTGATCGAGGAGTTCCTCGCCCACAACCCGTGA
- a CDS encoding SRPBCC family protein has protein sequence MTTVTRDREGKRLIVERDVRGSAPLVWACWTEAARLRQWWGPHGWRTDVLELDLRIGGRWRYRLSPDREHDLLEEHWGTATYEIIDAPTLLRFLDASSSPDGSVTAGSEMPTNVRITPSSPGRTVVTITIGFRTLDDLEQAEAQGMVEGFTDTLERLHHYTAATPQQGSTP, from the coding sequence ATGACGACCGTCACCCGCGACCGCGAGGGCAAGCGGTTGATCGTCGAGCGTGACGTTCGCGGCTCCGCGCCGCTGGTCTGGGCCTGCTGGACCGAAGCCGCCCGGCTGCGTCAGTGGTGGGGACCGCACGGCTGGCGCACCGACGTGCTCGAGCTCGACCTGCGGATCGGGGGACGCTGGCGGTACCGACTAAGCCCCGACCGCGAGCACGACCTCCTCGAAGAGCACTGGGGCACGGCGACGTACGAGATCATCGATGCGCCCACCCTGCTGCGCTTCCTCGACGCCTCCAGCTCGCCTGACGGGTCCGTGACAGCAGGCAGCGAGATGCCCACCAACGTGCGCATCACCCCCTCCAGTCCCGGCCGGACGGTCGTCACGATCACCATCGGATTCCGCACCCTCGACGACCTGGAACAGGCCGAGGCGCAGGGGATGGTCGAGGGCTTCACAGACACACTCGAACGCCTCCACCACTACACGGCCGCGACTCCGCAGCAGGGCTCAACCCCATGA
- a CDS encoding ArsR/SmtB family transcription factor, with the protein MTVATIEVLRAIAEPSRHAIVELLREGARPVGEIATALDIRQPHASRHLRILAEAGVVSARSAAQSRIYRLEPAAFDSLEQWLGTFAEIWTDRADRLETYLEQVAEEDEEQGR; encoded by the coding sequence ATGACCGTCGCCACCATCGAGGTACTCAGGGCCATCGCCGAGCCCAGCAGGCACGCCATCGTGGAGTTGCTACGGGAGGGCGCCAGACCAGTGGGCGAGATCGCAACAGCGCTCGACATCCGGCAACCACACGCATCACGACACCTGCGCATCCTCGCCGAGGCGGGCGTCGTCAGCGCGCGCAGCGCCGCACAGTCGCGCATCTACCGGCTCGAACCCGCCGCGTTCGACTCACTCGAGCAGTGGCTGGGTACGTTCGCGGAGATCTGGACGGATCGGGCCGACCGGCTCGAGACCTACCTGGAACAGGTTGCCGAAGAGGACGAGGAGCAGGGGCGATGA
- a CDS encoding class I SAM-dependent methyltransferase, which translates to MRSFDELVAEAEAADVHGWGFDWLDGRASEERPPWGYARLLAERLARAQSALDIDTGGGEIVAEAAALPPHMVVSESWAPNLTRARELLGPRGVRIVQAAEDGLLPLPSGTFDLVTARHPVRPDWPEIVRVLQPGGRYLAQHVGPASAFELIEYFLGPLPQERKERDPVREVAAASEAGLTVEDVQTARCRMEFFDVGAVVWILRKCVWWVPDFTVAGYEGALRQLDTQMRAGAPFVAHSTRHLINAHRSRNGGRHRSTR; encoded by the coding sequence ATGCGTTCGTTCGACGAACTGGTTGCTGAAGCCGAAGCGGCCGATGTTCATGGGTGGGGCTTCGACTGGCTGGATGGGCGAGCGAGTGAAGAGCGGCCACCGTGGGGATATGCCCGGCTCCTGGCCGAACGGCTGGCCCGCGCGCAGTCGGCGCTGGACATCGACACCGGTGGTGGCGAAATCGTGGCGGAAGCTGCCGCGCTCCCGCCTCACATGGTCGTCTCGGAGTCCTGGGCTCCCAACCTCACCCGAGCGCGCGAACTGCTGGGTCCGCGGGGCGTGCGGATCGTCCAGGCCGCCGAGGACGGGCTGCTGCCTCTTCCGTCCGGGACCTTCGACCTGGTCACCGCCAGACACCCGGTGCGCCCGGACTGGCCGGAGATTGTTCGAGTCCTGCAGCCCGGTGGCCGCTACCTCGCCCAGCACGTCGGCCCGGCGTCGGCGTTCGAGCTCATCGAGTACTTCCTCGGGCCGCTACCGCAGGAGCGCAAGGAGCGGGACCCCGTTCGGGAGGTCGCGGCCGCATCGGAGGCGGGACTGACCGTGGAGGACGTGCAGACTGCGCGCTGTCGGATGGAGTTCTTCGATGTGGGTGCCGTCGTGTGGATCCTGCGCAAGTGCGTGTGGTGGGTTCCGGATTTCACCGTCGCCGGGTACGAGGGCGCGCTCCGCCAGCTCGACACCCAGATGCGCGCGGGCGCCCCCTTCGTTGCCCACTCGACCCGCCACCTGATCAACGCTCACCGGTCACGGAACGGGGGCCGGCACCGGTCGACACGATGA
- a CDS encoding tellurite resistance/C4-dicarboxylate transporter family protein, with translation MGRVREAITALHPGSFAFVMATGIVSVGMAQQGFVTASRILLGIGVVAWVLLLVALVLRCLLHRDRVVADLHDPVVAFGFFTLIAGTDVLAVRLAEVSWPVSAGLLAFAATVGLFLGYGVPWAAALGRAERPVLQHVNGTWFIWVVASQSVATAAASIEPHVTAGRDEIAALAVSAWSVGVVLYAACAVFVALRILLYPFSPQDLNPPYWVSMGAMAITVVAGAKIVEMDSTPIVEATGGLIGGLAVLGWAWATWLIPVLFAVGVWRHVVHRVPLRYEATWWSIVFPLGMYAVAGMYLGRADSLPIVERIGAAWLWVALLAWVLATVAMVHAWLGGRVARGHSTVGG, from the coding sequence ATGGGCCGCGTGCGCGAGGCCATCACGGCCCTGCACCCGGGCTCCTTCGCCTTCGTGATGGCGACGGGCATCGTCTCGGTCGGGATGGCGCAGCAGGGGTTCGTCACCGCCTCCCGAATTCTCCTCGGCATCGGCGTGGTCGCCTGGGTGCTGCTTCTCGTCGCGCTCGTCCTGCGTTGCCTGCTCCACCGCGATCGGGTGGTCGCTGACCTGCACGACCCCGTGGTGGCCTTCGGCTTCTTCACGCTCATCGCCGGCACGGACGTCCTCGCTGTCCGGTTGGCCGAGGTCAGCTGGCCGGTGAGCGCCGGCCTGCTCGCCTTCGCCGCGACGGTCGGCCTCTTCCTCGGCTACGGCGTTCCCTGGGCAGCGGCGTTGGGTCGTGCCGAACGACCCGTGCTGCAGCACGTCAACGGCACCTGGTTCATCTGGGTCGTGGCGAGCCAGTCGGTCGCCACCGCAGCAGCGAGCATCGAGCCGCACGTGACCGCGGGTCGCGACGAGATCGCCGCGCTCGCGGTGTCCGCATGGTCGGTGGGCGTCGTGCTGTACGCGGCATGCGCGGTCTTCGTCGCGCTGCGGATCCTGCTCTACCCGTTCTCCCCGCAGGACCTCAACCCGCCCTACTGGGTCTCCATGGGCGCCATGGCCATCACGGTGGTCGCCGGCGCGAAGATCGTCGAGATGGATTCGACGCCGATCGTCGAGGCCACCGGCGGCCTCATCGGAGGACTGGCCGTGCTCGGGTGGGCCTGGGCCACGTGGCTGATCCCGGTGCTCTTCGCCGTGGGCGTGTGGCGCCACGTCGTGCACCGGGTCCCACTGCGGTACGAGGCCACGTGGTGGAGCATCGTCTTCCCCCTCGGCATGTACGCGGTCGCCGGGATGTACCTCGGCAGGGCGGACTCGCTGCCCATCGTCGAGCGGATCGGGGCGGCCTGGCTGTGGGTGGCGCTCCTGGCCTGGGTCCTCGCCACGGTCGCGATGGTCCACGCGTGGCTGGGTGGTCGGGTCGCCCGTGGCCACAGTACGGTCGGTGGATGA
- a CDS encoding DUF488 domain-containing protein, producing MSTRDQVHVRSVRDEPASGDGHRVLVDRVWPRGVSKEDAALDDWLKDVGPSTELRQWFGHDPERFDEFATKYAQELEGTDAWQQLQQIVADHGRVTLLFGAADRHHNQAVVLQDLLTR from the coding sequence ATGAGCACGCGCGACCAGGTCCACGTCCGATCCGTCCGTGACGAGCCGGCCAGCGGCGATGGCCACAGGGTGCTCGTCGACCGGGTATGGCCTCGGGGGGTGAGCAAGGAGGATGCCGCCCTGGACGACTGGCTCAAGGACGTCGGCCCGTCCACCGAGCTGCGCCAGTGGTTCGGCCACGACCCGGAGCGTTTCGACGAGTTCGCCACGAAGTACGCGCAGGAGCTCGAGGGCACCGACGCGTGGCAGCAGCTGCAGCAGATCGTCGCCGACCACGGGCGGGTGACCCTGCTCTTCGGCGCTGCCGACCGCCACCACAACCAGGCGGTCGTCCTGCAGGACCTGCTCACCCGCTGA
- a CDS encoding MFS transporter has product MSTHRDARPGPPFPAVLIVIGVALISINLRPGATSIGPLLEELSASLSLTPTLAGVLTALPGFAFALAGGVAVALARRVGLSKGITLGVAALVITLLLRVLTDSALVFIVLTSVGLAGMGLGNVLVPAWIKAHSRDGGVRLMTIYGMGLTIGGSMGPLLAAPVAEVAPGQWRGALGLWGLVALLALVPWLVISAKDRVHRRAGSELSGRMLHSPTALALTVLFGMQSMNAYVQFGWLPQIYRDAGLSATSAGAYTSIVTGLGVLGGLMMPTVIDRGRGLHVWMIAFGVLAAGGYLGLLVAPAVLPWLWAMLLGVSGFAFPTAIALITARSRDPRVTAQLSGFVQPVGYLLAGMGPLAVGALHAATGGWTVVLSLLALSGLGITLAGLRVAKPVFVDDEMAARIT; this is encoded by the coding sequence CTGTGCTCATCGTCATCGGGGTCGCGCTGATCTCGATCAACCTGCGCCCGGGGGCCACCTCCATCGGTCCCCTCCTGGAGGAGCTGAGCGCCTCCCTCTCCCTGACCCCCACGCTCGCAGGCGTGCTCACGGCGTTGCCCGGCTTCGCCTTCGCCCTGGCCGGCGGCGTGGCCGTCGCCCTCGCCCGTCGGGTGGGCCTGTCCAAGGGCATCACCCTCGGTGTCGCGGCCCTCGTGATCACCCTGCTCCTGCGGGTGCTGACCGACTCCGCGCTCGTCTTCATCGTCCTGACCTCGGTCGGTCTGGCCGGCATGGGGCTGGGCAACGTCCTGGTCCCGGCGTGGATCAAGGCCCACTCGCGCGACGGAGGCGTGCGACTGATGACGATCTACGGCATGGGCCTGACCATCGGGGGCTCGATGGGTCCCCTCCTGGCGGCACCGGTGGCAGAGGTCGCCCCGGGTCAGTGGCGAGGCGCCCTCGGTCTCTGGGGACTGGTGGCACTGCTCGCCCTCGTGCCGTGGCTGGTGATCAGCGCCAAGGACCGCGTGCACCGGCGGGCCGGCAGCGAGCTCAGCGGGCGAATGCTCCACTCACCGACCGCCCTGGCCCTGACCGTCCTCTTCGGCATGCAGTCGATGAACGCCTACGTCCAGTTCGGCTGGCTGCCCCAGATCTACCGGGACGCCGGGTTGTCCGCGACGTCGGCCGGCGCCTACACCTCCATCGTCACCGGCCTGGGCGTCCTCGGTGGGTTGATGATGCCGACGGTCATCGACCGGGGTCGGGGCCTGCACGTGTGGATGATCGCCTTCGGCGTTCTCGCCGCGGGCGGCTACCTCGGGCTGCTCGTCGCCCCGGCCGTGCTCCCGTGGTTGTGGGCGATGCTGCTCGGCGTGTCCGGCTTCGCGTTCCCGACCGCGATCGCGCTGATCACCGCCCGCTCACGGGACCCCCGTGTGACGGCTCAGCTGTCCGGGTTCGTCCAGCCGGTCGGCTACCTGCTCGCCGGGATGGGCCCCCTCGCCGTCGGGGCGCTGCACGCCGCCACGGGTGGATGGACGGTCGTCCTCTCGCTGCTCGCGCTCAGCGGCCTCGGGATCACCCTCGCCGGTCTGCGCGTGGCCAAGCCGGTCTTCGTCGACGACGAGATGGCGGCGAGGATCACCTGA